A genomic segment from Sulfitobacter mediterraneus encodes:
- a CDS encoding MarR family winged helix-turn-helix transcriptional regulator, producing MQAAEAAVERGLEGSGLTVRMRAVLEILADGGAATVPEIAQRLEIKRQYVQLMINDTHDAGFTEAVPNPRHQRSKLIALTETGQSLIAQVMQREKELLKRIGGDLPDEELEITLRTMQQLIARLKSATEEKAP from the coding sequence ATGCAGGCTGCAGAAGCGGCGGTGGAACGCGGCCTCGAGGGCAGCGGGCTGACCGTTCGCATGCGCGCGGTGCTGGAAATCCTCGCAGATGGCGGCGCAGCGACGGTCCCCGAAATCGCGCAGCGTCTTGAGATCAAACGGCAATATGTACAGCTGATGATCAACGACACCCATGACGCCGGGTTCACTGAGGCGGTCCCGAACCCCCGTCATCAACGCTCCAAGCTCATTGCCCTGACCGAGACCGGGCAGAGCCTTATTGCTCAGGTCATGCAGCGCGAGAAGGAATTGCTGAAAAGGATCGGTGGCGATCTGCCTGATGAAGAGTTGGAGATCACACTCAGAACCATGCAGCAATTGATCGCGCGGCTAAAGTCCGCCACCGAGGAGAAGGCTCCGTGA
- a CDS encoding cysteine hydrolase family protein yields the protein MIDLQTVFWQDGPYNADQKAKAEIAILHAVERAKANGIPVIALRQEWSIPSTRVIARLTMKGAAVAGSDGTEIAGPFAGKADHTLVKRVQDGFETGALDPLLKKLGVGHLHVMGLDTAYCVAKTALAARARGYQVTIDRRTILAGDQTAGEKALKQLEENGVTLI from the coding sequence ATGATCGACCTGCAAACCGTCTTCTGGCAGGATGGCCCCTACAACGCAGATCAGAAGGCCAAGGCAGAAATCGCAATCTTGCATGCGGTGGAACGGGCCAAGGCCAATGGCATCCCCGTCATCGCCCTGCGGCAGGAATGGTCCATCCCCTCGACCAGAGTGATTGCACGCCTCACCATGAAGGGGGCTGCAGTGGCGGGCTCGGATGGCACCGAAATTGCCGGGCCCTTTGCGGGCAAGGCGGATCATACACTGGTCAAGCGGGTGCAGGACGGATTTGAAACGGGCGCACTTGACCCCTTGCTGAAAAAACTTGGGGTCGGCCATTTGCATGTGATGGGGCTGGATACCGCCTATTGCGTGGCCAAAACGGCGCTTGCCGCCCGCGCACGGGGGTATCAGGTGACAATTGACCGGCGGACGATCCTGGCCGGGGATCAAACGGCCGGGGAGAAAGCCCTGAAACAGCTTGAAGAAAACGGCGTTACATTGATCTAG
- a CDS encoding alkaline phosphatase family protein, with translation MDNKLLLIILDGVPYRNWRRLFGNLEGWVDSGDARVWKIRSVLPSISASCYASIHTGVAPAVHGCTGNGNVFRLKEKDVFSQVREAGGVTGAVAHSFWSEFFNRHPFDYVRDVEYDEPDSATINHGRFHTMTGYGQTNQMTPSDVDLFASLTNLCLRFGLNYGMLHTCTLDSMGHRFFHESQEMDHACFVMDEMLAPFIPKWRAAGYEVIVTADHGQDARGHHGGRDPLQQEAALYYFGPAEGPAEDIVIDQLQLAPTILHRLGAPIADTMKAKRFLS, from the coding sequence GTGGACAACAAACTTTTGCTGATCATTCTCGACGGCGTGCCCTACCGCAACTGGCGCAGGCTGTTTGGCAATCTGGAAGGCTGGGTGGACAGTGGTGATGCGCGGGTCTGGAAGATCCGGTCGGTGCTGCCCTCCATTTCCGCCTCTTGCTATGCCTCGATCCACACCGGCGTTGCACCTGCGGTGCATGGCTGCACCGGCAATGGCAATGTCTTCCGCCTCAAGGAAAAAGACGTGTTCAGCCAGGTCCGCGAAGCGGGCGGCGTGACCGGCGCGGTCGCACACAGCTTTTGGTCAGAGTTCTTTAACCGCCATCCCTTCGATTATGTCCGTGATGTCGAATATGACGAACCGGACAGCGCCACGATCAACCACGGCCGATTTCACACCATGACTGGATACGGACAGACCAATCAGATGACCCCCTCTGATGTGGATCTCTTTGCCTCGCTGACCAACCTCTGCCTGCGCTTTGGTCTCAATTACGGCATGTTGCACACCTGCACGCTCGACAGTATGGGCCACAGGTTCTTTCACGAAAGCCAGGAAATGGATCATGCCTGTTTCGTGATGGACGAAATGCTGGCCCCGTTCATCCCCAAATGGCGGGCCGCTGGGTATGAGGTGATCGTGACCGCAGATCACGGTCAGGACGCCCGCGGCCACCACGGCGGGCGCGACCCGCTGCAACAGGAGGCGGCGCTTTATTACTTTGGGCCGGCTGAGGGACCAGCAGAGGATATAGTGATTGATCAATTGCAGCTGGCACCAACGATCCTGCACAGGCTCGGCGCACCGATTGCTGACACGATGAAAGCCAAGAGGTTTTTGTCCTAA
- a CDS encoding alpha/beta hydrolase has translation MSPPDYQSLIDAETWAYMARLDAAYPPDAVEMTIEDQRRLYDDMCAIFYQGRPEGVTVTDEPYGGVPCRRYEVSDSAVTVVYYHGGGFVVGSLDSHDDVCAEICKRTGYRVISVDYGLAPDVTFPGCFNDAWAAFSAISDAFDGDLILCGDSAGGNLAAAMAHHARGRIDGRVRGQVLIYPGLGGDWGQGSYVEHANAPQLTVADMAFYRTVRTGGLEPPKGDPRFAPLHDSDFGGLPPTVLITAQCDPLSSDGGAYRDAVQGAGGKAVWFNMDGMVHACLRARSCSVRAAAFFDRVIDAVAALGQGQWPYDAEPAGK, from the coding sequence GTGAGCCCCCCCGATTATCAATCGCTGATCGATGCAGAGACCTGGGCCTATATGGCCCGGCTCGACGCGGCCTATCCGCCCGATGCGGTTGAAATGACGATAGAGGATCAGCGGCGCCTCTATGACGACATGTGCGCGATCTTTTATCAGGGGCGTCCGGAGGGTGTCACGGTCACGGATGAACCTTACGGCGGCGTGCCCTGCCGCCGCTATGAGGTGTCAGACAGCGCGGTGACGGTGGTTTACTACCACGGTGGCGGCTTTGTCGTGGGCAGTCTGGACAGCCACGATGATGTCTGTGCCGAGATCTGCAAACGCACCGGATACCGGGTGATTTCGGTGGACTATGGTCTCGCGCCGGATGTGACTTTTCCGGGCTGTTTCAACGATGCCTGGGCGGCCTTCTCGGCCATTTCAGACGCGTTTGACGGTGATCTGATCCTTTGCGGCGACAGCGCTGGCGGCAATTTGGCGGCGGCGATGGCCCATCATGCGCGGGGCCGTATTGACGGGCGGGTCAGAGGGCAGGTGTTGATCTATCCCGGGCTGGGCGGCGATTGGGGGCAGGGATCCTACGTAGAGCATGCCAATGCGCCGCAGCTCACGGTCGCGGATATGGCGTTTTACCGTACCGTGCGCACGGGAGGGTTGGAGCCGCCAAAAGGTGATCCGCGGTTTGCACCTTTGCATGACAGCGATTTTGGTGGGTTGCCGCCAACCGTCCTGATCACCGCGCAATGTGATCCGTTGTCAAGCGATGGCGGTGCGTATCGCGATGCGGTGCAAGGTGCGGGCGGCAAGGCGGTGTGGTTCAACATGGATGGCATGGTGCATGCCTGTCTGCGCGCGCGGTCCTGTTCGGTCCGTGCGGCTGCGTTTTTTGATCGGGTGATTGATGCAGTGGCGGCACTGGGGCAGGGGCAATGGCCCTATGATGCGGAGCCGGCGGGGAAGTAA
- a CDS encoding acyl-CoA synthetase produces the protein MTFAGMEDRNAIEAEMPWAERDVPKTLYGLLSDTTAKFPNHNAISYQIFSGPKDKAETLNWTQLHGRVTQAANLFRSLGVGPKDVVAYVLPNCNETAITLLGGGVAGIANPINPLLDAEQIGSILRETGASVVVTLRPFPKTDVAEKTAEAVKLAPGVHTVLEVDLVRYLTPPKSWIVPLIRPKGRVENQAKYMNFNAELAKQPTKLTFEDVQEDRVAFYFHTGGTTGMPKVAQHLYSGTIYNGWVGSTLLLDENDVMLCPLPLFHVMACQVMLLGALSSGAHIVFPTPQGYRGEGVFDNIWKLVERWKVTFVVSVPTALAATMQVPVNADISTVKTAFSGSAPLPLELFRRFEQTTGMTIVEGYGMTEATCLVSGNPVDGVKKVGSIGIPFPYTDVKIIKGTDKGDVEAAIDEIGEICVSNPGVYVGNTYTEAEKNEGLYYKDKYLRTGDLGRVDSDGYLWITGRSKDLIIRGGHNIDPAEIEEALLSHEAVAFAGAIGQPDAHSGELPCAFVELVDGASVTPEELLAHCEKEVHERAARPKHMTILDELPKTAVGKIFKPDLRKMAITRIFNQELEKAGVAARVTSVIDDKKRGLVAKVAGNGASEGDVANVLNDFTGAWDLV, from the coding sequence ATGACATTTGCCGGGATGGAGGATCGCAACGCGATCGAGGCGGAAATGCCGTGGGCGGAACGGGATGTGCCCAAGACGCTTTATGGGTTGCTGAGTGACACAACCGCGAAGTTTCCGAACCACAATGCGATCTCGTATCAGATTTTTTCGGGTCCGAAGGACAAGGCGGAGACGCTGAACTGGACCCAGCTTCATGGCCGTGTGACACAGGCAGCGAACCTGTTCCGGTCACTGGGCGTCGGCCCCAAGGATGTGGTGGCCTATGTGCTGCCCAATTGCAATGAAACCGCGATCACCCTGTTGGGCGGCGGTGTGGCGGGGATCGCCAATCCGATCAACCCGCTTTTGGATGCCGAACAGATCGGATCGATCCTGCGCGAAACCGGGGCGTCTGTGGTTGTGACATTGCGCCCGTTCCCCAAGACGGATGTGGCCGAGAAAACCGCCGAGGCGGTCAAGCTGGCGCCGGGTGTCCATACGGTTCTGGAAGTGGATCTGGTGCGCTATCTGACGCCGCCAAAGTCTTGGATCGTGCCATTGATACGCCCCAAGGGCCGGGTCGAAAATCAGGCCAAATATATGAATTTCAATGCCGAGCTGGCCAAGCAGCCTACGAAGTTGACCTTTGAGGACGTGCAAGAAGACCGCGTGGCGTTCTATTTCCACACGGGCGGCACCACGGGCATGCCAAAGGTCGCGCAGCACCTGTATTCCGGCACGATCTACAACGGTTGGGTCGGCTCGACCTTGCTGCTGGACGAAAACGACGTGATGCTTTGCCCATTGCCGCTGTTCCATGTGATGGCCTGTCAGGTGATGCTGCTGGGCGCGCTGTCTTCTGGTGCGCATATCGTTTTCCCAACCCCGCAGGGCTATCGCGGCGAAGGGGTCTTCGACAACATCTGGAAACTGGTTGAACGTTGGAAGGTGACCTTTGTTGTGTCGGTGCCGACCGCGCTGGCCGCGACCATGCAGGTTCCGGTGAATGCTGATATTTCCACGGTGAAAACCGCTTTCTCAGGCTCCGCGCCTTTGCCGCTTGAGCTGTTCCGCCGGTTTGAACAAACCACCGGCATGACCATTGTCGAAGGCTACGGCATGACCGAGGCGACCTGCCTTGTGTCGGGCAACCCAGTGGACGGGGTGAAAAAGGTCGGATCGATCGGCATTCCGTTCCCCTACACAGATGTGAAAATCATCAAGGGAACGGACAAGGGCGATGTCGAGGCGGCGATTGACGAGATCGGCGAGATTTGCGTGTCCAATCCGGGTGTCTATGTGGGCAACACCTACACCGAGGCGGAAAAGAACGAGGGGCTTTACTACAAGGACAAGTATCTGCGCACCGGCGATCTGGGCCGTGTGGACAGCGACGGTTATCTGTGGATCACGGGCCGGTCCAAGGATCTGATCATCCGGGGCGGGCACAATATTGATCCGGCCGAGATCGAAGAGGCCTTGCTTAGCCATGAGGCTGTGGCCTTTGCCGGTGCGATTGGCCAGCCGGACGCGCATTCGGGCGAACTGCCCTGTGCCTTTGTTGAGCTGGTCGATGGCGCATCCGTCACACCCGAAGAGCTGTTGGCGCATTGCGAGAAAGAAGTGCATGAGCGGGCCGCGCGGCCCAAGCATATGACGATCCTGGATGAACTGCCAAAAACGGCAGTTGGCAAGATTTTCAAACCCGATCTGCGCAAGATGGCAATCACCCGTATTTTTAACCAAGAGCTGGAGAAAGCGGGCGTCGCGGCACGGGTGACTTCGGTGATCGATGACAAAAAGCGCGGTTTGGTGGCCAAAGTTGCGGGCAATGGCGCGTCCGAAGGGGATGTGGCCAATGTGCTGAATGACTTCACCGGGGCTTGGGATCTGGTGTGA
- the lysM gene encoding peptidoglycan-binding protein LysM, producing the protein MGLWSFVKDAGKKVFGGGDDEEVTGAALKDELKELGLDSDDLDITVEGDTVKVSGKAASQEMKEKVILAVGNVEGVAAVEDDVSGGDADPVFHTVEKGDTLWAVSEKALGKGSRYMEIFEANKPMLSDPDKIYPGQVLRIPAA; encoded by the coding sequence ATGGGTTTGTGGAGTTTTGTTAAGGACGCTGGCAAAAAGGTTTTTGGCGGCGGTGATGATGAAGAGGTGACCGGTGCGGCCCTGAAGGACGAGCTGAAGGAGCTGGGCCTGGATTCCGATGATCTGGATATCACGGTCGAAGGAGACACCGTCAAGGTCAGCGGCAAGGCCGCCAGTCAGGAAATGAAGGAAAAGGTCATCCTCGCGGTGGGCAACGTCGAAGGCGTGGCAGCGGTTGAGGATGACGTATCGGGCGGCGACGCCGATCCGGTGTTCCACACCGTTGAAAAGGGTGACACGCTTTGGGCGGTTTCGGAAAAGGCATTGGGCAAGGGATCGCGTTATATGGAGATCTTCGAGGCGAACAAGCCGATGCTCAGCGACCCGGACAAGATTTACCCCGGCCAGGTGCTACGCATCCCCGCAGCCTGA
- a CDS encoding ABC transporter transmembrane domain-containing protein, which produces MARRTTLNTPPPVPAGTANAEREKSRKLGALRALMPFMWPYRALMIAAVLALISTAVISLTLPLAVRRVVDNFGTSEPELLDQYFLAALVIAGLLAVGTGLRYALVTRLGERVVADIRKAVFDRVIGMSPAFYENIMTGEVLSRITTDTTLILSVIGSSVSIALRNLLIFLGGLVLMLLTSAKLTGLVLLIVPAVVIPILTLGRRLRVMSRENQDWIAASSGNASESLTAVQTVQAFTHEMASRGQFAQMTEASFDAARRRIKTRAAMTVIVIFLVFSGVVGVLWIGARDVRADQMSAGALVQFVIYAVMVAGAVAALSEIWGELQRAAGATERLVELLQTEDAVQDPANAATLAQPVKGLIAFEDVHFSYPARPDVVALDGVTLTITPGETVAFVGPSGAGKTTIIQLIQRFYDPASGRITLDGADLRTLARDDFRRSIALVPQDPVIFAASAAENIRFGRPDASDADVQEAARAAAAHAFISALPEGYDSYLGERGVMLSGGQKQRIAIARAILRDAPVLLLDEATSALDAESERAVQLAVDKLSADRTTLIVAHRLATVKKADRIVVLEAGRIVATGTHDELVAKGGLYARLARLQFTDGMAAE; this is translated from the coding sequence ATGGCCCGGCGCACGACCCTCAACACCCCGCCACCGGTTCCGGCTGGCACTGCCAACGCTGAACGGGAGAAATCTCGCAAGTTGGGGGCGCTGCGGGCGTTGATGCCGTTCATGTGGCCCTACCGCGCGTTGATGATCGCTGCTGTTCTTGCGCTGATCTCGACGGCGGTGATCTCGCTGACCTTGCCATTGGCGGTGCGCCGCGTGGTGGACAATTTCGGCACCAGTGAGCCTGAGCTTCTCGATCAGTACTTTCTCGCGGCTTTGGTGATTGCAGGGCTTCTGGCGGTTGGAACGGGTCTGCGTTATGCGCTTGTCACCCGCTTGGGCGAACGGGTTGTGGCCGACATTCGCAAGGCAGTTTTTGATCGCGTGATCGGAATGAGCCCGGCGTTTTACGAAAACATCATGACCGGTGAAGTGCTGAGCCGGATTACGACGGACACCACGCTGATCTTGTCGGTGATCGGATCGTCGGTCTCAATTGCGCTGCGTAACCTTTTGATTTTTCTAGGTGGCCTTGTTCTGATGCTGCTGACATCTGCCAAGCTGACGGGGCTCGTCCTGTTGATCGTGCCTGCTGTTGTGATCCCGATTTTGACTCTGGGCCGCAGGCTGCGCGTGATGAGCCGCGAAAACCAGGATTGGATTGCGGCGTCCTCAGGCAATGCATCGGAAAGCCTTACTGCCGTGCAGACAGTGCAGGCCTTCACCCATGAAATGGCCAGCCGAGGTCAGTTTGCGCAGATGACCGAGGCGTCTTTTGATGCAGCGCGGCGGCGGATCAAGACCCGCGCGGCGATGACGGTGATTGTGATTTTCCTGGTGTTCTCGGGCGTGGTTGGTGTGCTTTGGATCGGGGCGCGGGATGTGCGGGCAGACCAGATGTCAGCAGGTGCCTTGGTGCAGTTTGTGATCTATGCGGTGATGGTCGCCGGCGCGGTTGCGGCACTGTCAGAGATCTGGGGCGAATTGCAGCGCGCAGCAGGGGCCACAGAGCGGCTTGTCGAGTTGCTGCAAACCGAAGACGCGGTGCAAGATCCGGCCAATGCCGCGACATTGGCACAGCCGGTCAAAGGGCTGATCGCGTTTGAAGATGTGCATTTTTCCTATCCGGCACGGCCCGATGTTGTTGCACTGGATGGTGTGACGCTGACCATCACGCCGGGTGAAACCGTTGCCTTTGTCGGCCCGTCGGGCGCAGGCAAGACCACGATCATCCAGCTTATCCAACGGTTCTATGACCCGGCGTCCGGGCGCATCACTCTGGATGGTGCCGATCTGCGCACATTGGCGCGGGACGATTTCCGCCGGTCGATTGCTCTGGTGCCGCAAGATCCGGTCATTTTTGCGGCCAGCGCCGCTGAAAACATCCGCTTTGGCCGCCCTGATGCCTCGGATGCCGATGTGCAGGAGGCAGCACGCGCCGCCGCCGCCCATGCGTTCATCAGCGCCTTGCCGGAGGGCTATGACAGCTACCTTGGCGAGCGGGGCGTGATGCTGTCTGGCGGTCAAAAACAGCGGATCGCGATTGCCCGTGCCATCTTGCGGGATGCCCCGGTGCTGCTGCTGGACGAGGCAACCTCGGCTCTGGATGCAGAAAGCGAACGCGCGGTGCAACTGGCGGTGGACAAGCTGAGCGCGGACCGCACCACATTGATCGTGGCCCACCGATTGGCGACTGTGAAAAAGGCCGACCGGATTGTCGTTTTGGAGGCGGGCCGGATCGTCGCGACCGGAACTCATGACGAACTGGTCGCCAAAGGCGGGCTTTACGCGCGGCTGGCACGGTTGCAGTTTACAGACGGGATGGCGGCAGAGTAG
- a CDS encoding mandelate racemase, with product MSEFQFTVDEVIQLERPVTFRMPFRYGVVTLTSAPEAYVAVRITTRDQKSHWGIAADLLAPKWFDKSPELTNQDNFEQLRRSIAIAASHYVDGRRYASAFGHHSAAETIHHEECAEQELPGLVAGFGLAQIDRAILDACCRAWGVSFAAAIARNLPGITSDTAHDLTGFDLPYFLASLRPADTMTVRHTVGLTDVIEAQGKAADGPNDGLPQTLRENCEAYGLRAFKLKLSGDAPADIDRLSRIAGVLDDLPGGYFCTLDGNEQFQTPDAFAAFWENAKAQPQLGRLTNAVRIVEQPIARANALSVPLGQVGADIPCEIDESDANMTAFFAAQALGYRGVSSKSCKGVYRSLLNRARVAKWNAEDPLGGFFLSAEDLSTQAGIALQQDVALANLIGCTHIERNGHQYGDGLAGAPQSWRSALLDQHGDLYRAGDGRVDLKIQQGQLSTRSINSSGYGTSLPLSLLLDAFETVQHVR from the coding sequence ATGTCTGAATTTCAGTTTACCGTCGACGAAGTCATTCAACTCGAGCGGCCGGTGACATTCCGAATGCCGTTTCGGTACGGTGTTGTCACCTTAACATCAGCGCCAGAAGCCTATGTCGCGGTCCGCATTACAACCCGTGATCAGAAGTCTCATTGGGGCATCGCCGCCGACCTTCTGGCGCCCAAATGGTTCGACAAATCACCTGAATTGACCAACCAGGACAACTTCGAACAACTGCGCCGTTCCATAGCAATTGCCGCCAGCCATTATGTTGACGGGCGGCGGTACGCCAGTGCATTTGGCCATCACAGCGCTGCGGAAACCATACATCACGAAGAATGCGCCGAACAAGAATTGCCGGGTCTTGTTGCGGGGTTTGGTTTGGCCCAAATCGACCGGGCCATTCTAGATGCATGTTGCCGCGCTTGGGGTGTGTCCTTTGCCGCGGCCATTGCGCGGAATCTTCCGGGCATCACAAGTGACACAGCACATGATTTGACGGGTTTTGACCTGCCGTACTTCCTTGCATCGTTGCGTCCTGCGGACACAATGACAGTGCGGCATACTGTCGGCCTTACAGATGTGATCGAGGCGCAAGGCAAGGCCGCCGATGGGCCGAATGACGGATTGCCGCAAACCCTGCGCGAAAATTGCGAGGCTTACGGGCTGCGTGCATTCAAGCTCAAGCTGTCCGGTGATGCGCCTGCAGACATTGATCGTCTGAGCCGGATCGCAGGGGTACTGGATGACTTGCCGGGCGGATATTTCTGCACACTTGATGGCAATGAACAGTTTCAAACACCCGACGCCTTTGCGGCGTTTTGGGAGAACGCAAAAGCCCAACCACAACTGGGCCGTCTGACAAACGCAGTGAGAATTGTGGAACAGCCCATCGCAAGGGCGAACGCACTTTCGGTGCCTTTGGGCCAGGTCGGCGCGGATATACCCTGCGAAATCGACGAATCCGATGCAAACATGACCGCATTTTTTGCTGCGCAAGCCTTGGGTTATCGCGGTGTATCCAGCAAATCCTGCAAGGGGGTATACCGGTCCCTGTTGAACCGTGCGCGGGTGGCCAAATGGAATGCTGAAGATCCGTTGGGCGGGTTCTTCTTGTCCGCCGAGGATCTGTCCACCCAGGCCGGGATCGCCTTGCAGCAAGACGTGGCCTTGGCCAACCTCATTGGATGCACGCACATAGAGCGCAACGGCCATCAATACGGTGACGGGCTTGCAGGTGCCCCGCAAAGCTGGCGCTCGGCGCTGCTGGATCAACATGGGGATCTTTATCGCGCCGGGGACGGGCGGGTGGATCTGAAAATCCAGCAAGGTCAGCTTTCGACACGGTCCATCAACTCCAGCGGCTATGGGACAAGTCTGCCCTTGTCGCTATTGCTGGATGCGTTTGAAACCGTCCAGCATGTCCGTTAG
- a CDS encoding ABC transporter substrate-binding protein, with the protein MRNIAKLLGASALACTTSAAAQAEELSLQLNWKAGGDHAPIYYALQQGWYTDAGVDLEVRQGSGSGAAAKALDVGQAELAIIDTPTALQFLGKGSKMKGIFVAYNDNAAGLYWKKSSGISSVQDLKGKKIGAPAFDAARQMWVPISQAIGLDPDDVTWVNLQPTAKVAALQSGSIDATTHFYSVHFIYEDIFGDDLGYALLRDEGMNNYSLAYWASDDTLETKKDAVKAMVNVTQKAFSFCLETPAPCAAALSEAVSLKLSDAERQLEYASRVMPGVGNTLSVGEWSGDRLAQDYKVVQQAYGLDDLDTSTVFTNEFIDTSVTYPK; encoded by the coding sequence ATGAGAAACATAGCGAAACTGCTGGGCGCAAGCGCCCTGGCATGCACCACCTCAGCCGCAGCACAGGCCGAAGAATTGAGCCTGCAATTGAACTGGAAAGCCGGCGGCGATCACGCACCGATCTATTACGCCTTGCAACAGGGTTGGTACACCGACGCGGGTGTGGATCTTGAAGTACGGCAAGGCTCCGGCTCCGGTGCGGCGGCCAAAGCGCTGGATGTTGGGCAGGCAGAACTGGCCATCATCGACACGCCAACGGCGCTTCAGTTCCTGGGCAAAGGCAGCAAGATGAAAGGCATCTTTGTCGCCTACAATGACAACGCGGCTGGCCTGTATTGGAAAAAAAGCTCTGGCATCTCGAGTGTTCAGGATCTGAAGGGCAAGAAGATCGGCGCGCCTGCCTTTGACGCGGCCCGCCAGATGTGGGTTCCGATTTCTCAGGCGATTGGACTCGATCCCGATGATGTCACTTGGGTGAATTTGCAGCCCACGGCCAAGGTGGCGGCATTGCAGTCAGGCTCCATTGACGCGACGACGCATTTCTATTCCGTGCACTTCATCTACGAAGACATCTTTGGTGATGATCTGGGCTATGCGCTTTTGCGCGATGAGGGCATGAACAACTACAGCCTTGCCTATTGGGCCAGTGATGACACGCTTGAAACCAAAAAGGATGCGGTAAAAGCGATGGTCAACGTGACGCAAAAGGCATTCTCCTTCTGCCTGGAAACGCCAGCACCCTGCGCCGCGGCCTTGTCCGAAGCGGTCAGCCTGAAGTTGTCAGATGCGGAGCGCCAGTTGGAATATGCGTCGCGGGTCATGCCCGGTGTCGGCAACACGTTGTCCGTCGGAGAATGGAGCGGTGACCGCCTCGCGCAGGACTATAAGGTGGTTCAACAGGCCTATGGTCTTGATGATCTGGATACATCAACGGTGTTTACCAATGAATTCATCGATACATCAGTGACCTACCCAAAGTAA
- a CDS encoding ABC transporter ATP-binding protein, giving the protein MSKIDPQPFVKLDGVKKVFKVGDKEFLAVQDVSFEVKEGELVSIVGPSGCGKSTILSILSELHPATEGTVQIGNDLSPFTPGKDIGMVFQKALLLKWRTIIDNVMLPAEILGLPQKESRERAKDLIEMVGLGDFADAFPQQLSGGMQQRASIARALVHDPRLILMDEPFGALDALTRERMNLELLRIWKESKKTILFVTHGIQEAVFLGSQVAVMTSGPARMAAHFDIDLPEPRTLDVKTTEKFGEYTKQIYRLLGLD; this is encoded by the coding sequence ATGAGCAAGATCGATCCTCAGCCCTTCGTCAAACTGGACGGCGTTAAGAAAGTCTTCAAGGTTGGCGACAAAGAGTTCCTTGCTGTGCAGGATGTCTCCTTTGAAGTGAAAGAAGGGGAATTGGTGTCGATTGTCGGGCCGTCAGGCTGTGGTAAATCGACCATTCTCAGCATCCTGTCCGAACTGCATCCCGCCACCGAAGGCACCGTGCAAATCGGCAATGACCTGTCCCCGTTTACGCCGGGTAAAGACATCGGCATGGTGTTCCAGAAGGCGCTCTTGCTGAAATGGCGCACAATCATCGACAACGTCATGCTGCCGGCCGAAATCCTTGGACTTCCGCAAAAAGAAAGCCGGGAGCGGGCAAAAGACCTGATAGAGATGGTCGGCCTTGGCGATTTTGCCGATGCGTTTCCGCAGCAACTCTCAGGCGGCATGCAACAGCGGGCGTCGATTGCCCGCGCCCTTGTGCATGACCCGCGCCTGATTTTGATGGATGAGCCCTTTGGCGCATTGGACGCGCTGACCCGAGAGAGGATGAACCTCGAACTGCTTCGGATCTGGAAAGAAAGCAAAAAGACCATCTTGTTTGTCACCCACGGCATTCAAGAGGCCGTGTTTCTAGGCAGCCAGGTGGCCGTGATGACTTCCGGTCCGGCACGCATGGCCGCGCATTTCGATATCGACTTGCCAGAACCCCGAACGCTCGACGTCAAAACAACCGAAAAATTTGGCGAATACACCAAGCAAATCTATCGCCTGCTTGGATTGGACTGA